A genomic segment from Rhodohalobacter sp. SW132 encodes:
- a CDS encoding PD40 domain-containing protein: MNKINLIWPLLAISLTLLLISCVPSGALVNYHEVSVEEEGGINFTQITRSDENLVFPNIFTNTDGMLRWYAAPMIAVSNDHERIAYMRRENSFNNIIIRNLSGGQATTQRTFNRDILDMSFSPDDRWIAFTERGGSGNSGVRTINMINATEGAAIRQVTSQSDGVAVGPMFAPDGESIYFTKQHGDRYFIWNTNLNTSIQTQYSSGFTPALTPDGENLIVTRNSSDGKGRGEIWMINMNSGSETVIIRDSEIGFSSPNISPDGETIVMVGTTRSTSNRPQNLDLYSVRINGTQLQQLTFHGGHDVSPVWSPGGNHVYFLAQRGNEDGKFNVWRMNFPEN; the protein is encoded by the coding sequence ATGAATAAAATTAATCTGATATGGCCCTTACTGGCCATATCACTTACACTCTTACTAATCAGCTGCGTGCCTTCCGGGGCGCTGGTAAACTATCATGAAGTGAGTGTTGAAGAAGAAGGAGGCATCAATTTCACACAGATAACGCGATCTGACGAAAACCTGGTTTTTCCGAACATCTTCACCAACACAGACGGGATGCTGCGCTGGTATGCGGCTCCGATGATCGCCGTTTCGAATGATCACGAGCGAATTGCCTATATGCGCCGTGAAAACAGCTTCAACAACATCATTATCCGAAACCTCAGTGGTGGCCAGGCTACCACACAGCGTACCTTTAACCGGGATATTCTGGATATGAGCTTCTCTCCCGATGACAGATGGATTGCCTTTACAGAGCGCGGAGGTTCCGGTAACAGCGGTGTACGCACTATCAACATGATTAATGCCACTGAAGGAGCGGCAATCCGGCAGGTAACCAGCCAGAGCGATGGTGTGGCGGTAGGCCCGATGTTCGCCCCGGACGGAGAGTCGATCTACTTTACTAAACAGCATGGTGACCGATATTTTATCTGGAATACCAATCTCAACACCTCTATTCAAACCCAGTATTCATCCGGTTTCACACCGGCGCTCACCCCCGACGGTGAAAACCTGATTGTAACCCGGAACAGCAGTGACGGCAAAGGGCGCGGAGAAATCTGGATGATCAATATGAATTCAGGTTCTGAAACGGTCATTATTCGTGATTCAGAAATTGGATTTTCAAGCCCGAATATCTCCCCGGATGGAGAAACCATTGTGATGGTTGGAACCACCCGATCAACATCAAACCGCCCTCAAAACCTGGATCTTTACAGCGTCAGGATTAACGGAACCCAGCTGCAGCAGCTTACATTTCACGGCGGGCATGACGTATCCCCCGTCTGGTCGCCCGGTGGCAACCATGTCTACTTTCTTGCCCAGCGCGGAAATGAGGATGGGAAATTTAACGTGTGGCGAATGAATTTTCCCGAAAACTAA
- a CDS encoding T9SS type A sorting domain-containing protein — MKKIFNHFFVLTVLAFCISDIAEAQNGWTPIGIPGEGTVYSIVPLNDRLYVSGRIITYDEDANKSQPIAIYSLDTNSWSPFYKDLYNGVNSSWIKDLQIHENTLYMGGDFTNIVPPGDSPLSSDGFTSNRFAGINIDDNEWLDVGVSELRLSAIKTFAIWNEAVFTGASVGNRHFNNENDTYMAAGNLESRQWSALDPGIDNTPRDHLVVDDKLYIGGRFSEMEEEPAGGMIVYDLITQEWQPLITSLRYGSVRGFIEAMAVHDGNIYVGGTIHELNDISVRGVAVYNIEDETWSTLPFNISGTVSALHIADGILYIGGSFDSIFTGEHPDIIRERGSRNLVAYRISDGAYSNLGELGTTGSSSTVYAITSHENSLYVGGSFNEMEGEESHGLALFDLDYLDFKFLGGEATSSDIRDSDLPDEIALTQNYPNPFNPTTTIEYALPERTDVRLEVFNMLGQRVALLADEQKTAGWHTVNFDASALSSGIYLYRIQAGGFTETRKLTLMK, encoded by the coding sequence ATGAAAAAAATATTCAACCACTTTTTTGTACTTACAGTGCTGGCATTCTGTATCAGTGACATTGCAGAGGCACAAAACGGATGGACACCAATTGGAATTCCTGGTGAAGGAACTGTTTATTCTATTGTTCCTCTTAATGATCGGCTGTACGTATCAGGCAGAATTATAACATACGATGAAGATGCAAACAAATCGCAGCCAATAGCCATTTACTCCTTGGATACGAACTCCTGGAGCCCTTTTTACAAAGACCTCTACAACGGAGTTAATTCGTCCTGGATCAAAGACTTACAGATACATGAAAATACCCTTTATATGGGGGGCGATTTTACTAACATTGTGCCGCCGGGCGACTCACCTCTTAGTAGTGATGGCTTTACTTCAAACCGATTTGCAGGAATCAATATAGATGATAATGAATGGTTAGATGTTGGGGTAAGTGAGTTGCGCTTATCGGCTATTAAAACTTTTGCGATATGGAATGAAGCCGTATTTACCGGAGCGTCTGTTGGAAACCGGCACTTTAATAATGAGAATGACACCTACATGGCTGCGGGTAACCTTGAGTCACGACAGTGGAGTGCGCTGGATCCCGGTATTGATAATACCCCAAGAGATCATTTAGTTGTTGATGATAAATTGTATATCGGTGGGCGTTTCTCAGAAATGGAGGAAGAACCTGCCGGAGGAATGATAGTATACGATCTGATAACCCAGGAATGGCAGCCCTTGATCACCTCCCTTAGATATGGATCGGTCCGGGGTTTTATTGAAGCCATGGCGGTACATGATGGTAATATATACGTAGGAGGTACCATACATGAATTAAATGACATTTCGGTAAGGGGTGTTGCGGTTTATAATATTGAAGATGAAACGTGGTCTACGCTGCCATTTAATATTTCTGGTACGGTTTCGGCTCTTCATATAGCGGATGGTATTTTATATATAGGAGGGTCATTCGACTCGATATTTACAGGAGAACATCCTGACATTATCAGGGAAAGGGGATCGCGTAATCTTGTTGCATATAGGATTTCTGATGGAGCCTATTCAAATCTCGGAGAGCTCGGAACGACAGGTAGTTCAAGTACTGTGTATGCCATTACATCACATGAAAACAGCTTATATGTTGGCGGGAGTTTTAATGAAATGGAAGGAGAGGAATCACACGGGTTGGCTTTGTTCGATTTAGATTATCTCGATTTCAAATTTTTAGGGGGAGAAGCCACATCTTCCGACATAAGGGATTCTGATCTACCTGATGAGATTGCCCTCACCCAAAACTATCCCAACCCTTTCAATCCAACTACAACAATAGAGTACGCCCTGCCAGAAAGAACCGATGTTCGTCTGGAAGTTTTCAACATGTTAGGCCAGCGAGTCGCCCTTCTGGCGGATGAACAAAAAACCGCCGGCTGGCACACGGTAAACTTTGACGCCTCTGCCCTGTCGAGCGGAATCTATCTCTATCGCATCCAGGCGGGTGGATTTACAGAGACTAGAAAGCTGACGCTGATGAAGTAG
- a CDS encoding T9SS type A sorting domain-containing protein produces the protein MKYLLRFSALLLCVIFLPTLGQAKSDITAMEYFINTDPGYGNGTSIAITSGSEIDQNISITTESLSAGFHTLFIRAQNSDGDWGLPEARPFYITDSPSAAEPSPITQMEYFLNDDPGTGSGTPVSITEGTDIDLQDVVSTASLDAGFHTLFVRAQNGSGSWGLPEARPFYITDAPSAAEPSPITQMEYFFNDDPGTGSGTSVSITEGTDIDLQDALATASLDAGFHTLFVRAQNESGSWGLPEARPFYITDAPSVAEPSPITQMEYFFNDDPGTGNGTPLSITEGTEIDLQDALATASLDAGFHTLFIRAQNGSGSWGLPEARPFYITPEGVVGEPEPIASLEYFFGDDPGTGQGTAIQVSPGVEIDIETLLPTSGFEAGNYNLSVRARSESGTWGIPKTESFTISDAFRDITFSVDMSVYENDQKFDPESENVYIRADFNGFDLTLMEESSPGIYEGIAENVFGEEGDEIEYRFYYAPPGDAENGVWEENVGTGTDGSRLITLQESGAAITADTVFFNNQVPNHVAEILLQSPASDTASVNLMPEFSWQISESAEEYEFRLALDDEFTQIISDSTGISVEGSGTIDNEETITISLADELGFSTQYYWKVRGLNQWQTGEWSSTWSFTTIPEQPEVVELFAPNDGTADVAPDTSLIWFAGEEVNHYRLQLSESNTFENVVLDSTLADTSLAADGLIDFDSAYHWRVKAVNDGGESEWSNVWNFSTLPAPPAQVALLTPEDGAPDIEVSPVLSWEPSDDALSYRLQLSLTQSFEGDDLVADTSGVEGAELLVGEDLDSGTEYFWRVNASSGGGIGEWSDVWSFTTRMATSIEGEEIPAEFTLRQNYPNPFNPSTLIRYGIPEASPIRLEVYNIIGQRVAILVDEQKTAGWHTVNFDASALSSGIYLYRIQAGGFTETRKLTLMK, from the coding sequence AGCTATGGAGTATTTCATCAACACCGATCCCGGCTATGGAAACGGAACATCCATAGCTATAACCAGCGGTTCGGAAATTGACCAAAACATCTCCATTACGACCGAATCGCTCAGCGCCGGTTTTCATACCCTTTTTATACGGGCTCAAAACAGTGATGGCGACTGGGGCCTGCCTGAAGCGCGGCCTTTTTATATTACGGATTCTCCATCCGCGGCTGAACCATCCCCCATCACACAAATGGAGTACTTTTTAAATGATGATCCGGGAACCGGCAGTGGAACACCGGTGAGCATCACGGAAGGTACTGACATCGATCTGCAGGATGTGGTGTCCACAGCGTCACTGGATGCAGGATTTCACACCCTCTTTGTTCGGGCTCAGAATGGGAGCGGAAGCTGGGGACTGCCCGAAGCGCGCCCTTTTTATATCACGGATGCTCCCTCAGCGGCTGAGCCATCCCCCATCACACAGATGGAGTACTTCTTCAATGATGATCCCGGAACCGGCAGTGGTACATCGGTAAGTATTACGGAAGGAACCGACATCGATCTGCAGGATGCACTGGCCACGGCGTCACTGGATGCAGGTTTCCATACCCTCTTTGTACGGGCTCAAAATGAGAGCGGAAGCTGGGGGCTTCCCGAAGCTCGGCCTTTTTACATCACCGATGCTCCCTCCGTGGCTGAGCCGTCCCCCATCACACAGATGGAGTACTTCTTCAATGATGATCCGGGAACCGGTAATGGAACCCCACTAAGCATTACGGAAGGAACTGAAATCGATCTGCAGGATGCGCTGGCAACGGCGTCACTGGATGCAGGTTTCCACACCCTTTTTATTCGGGCTCAGAATGGGAGCGGAAGCTGGGGACTGCCCGAAGCACGGCCTTTCTACATTACACCCGAAGGAGTTGTCGGGGAACCGGAACCGATCGCTTCACTCGAATATTTCTTCGGGGATGATCCCGGAACCGGGCAGGGAACGGCCATCCAGGTGAGTCCCGGGGTGGAGATCGATATCGAAACCCTTCTTCCAACATCCGGTTTTGAAGCCGGAAATTACAACCTGTCTGTGCGCGCCCGGAGTGAATCCGGCACCTGGGGTATTCCGAAAACAGAATCGTTTACAATTTCTGATGCGTTTCGTGATATCACCTTTTCGGTAGATATGTCCGTATATGAAAACGACCAAAAGTTCGATCCGGAGAGCGAAAACGTTTATATCAGGGCAGATTTCAATGGATTCGACCTTACACTCATGGAAGAATCTTCACCCGGAATCTATGAAGGGATTGCAGAAAATGTGTTCGGTGAAGAGGGCGATGAAATAGAATACAGATTCTACTACGCCCCACCCGGTGATGCCGAAAATGGTGTGTGGGAGGAAAACGTCGGGACTGGTACAGATGGAAGCCGATTGATTACGCTTCAGGAATCCGGTGCTGCAATAACGGCCGATACCGTATTCTTCAACAACCAGGTTCCGAATCACGTAGCTGAAATTCTGCTGCAATCTCCCGCCAGCGATACCGCATCGGTCAACCTCATGCCGGAATTCAGCTGGCAAATCAGTGAATCGGCTGAGGAGTATGAGTTCAGACTCGCCCTTGATGATGAGTTTACTCAAATCATCTCAGACTCAACGGGCATTTCGGTTGAAGGATCCGGGACCATAGATAATGAAGAGACAATCACTATTTCCCTGGCGGATGAGCTCGGGTTCTCCACGCAGTACTACTGGAAGGTTCGCGGATTGAATCAGTGGCAAACCGGTGAATGGAGCAGTACCTGGAGCTTTACGACCATCCCTGAACAGCCTGAGGTTGTAGAGCTATTTGCCCCCAATGATGGTACTGCAGATGTAGCGCCGGATACATCACTGATATGGTTTGCCGGCGAAGAGGTGAATCACTACCGTCTTCAGCTTTCAGAAAGCAACACGTTTGAAAACGTTGTACTTGATTCAACACTGGCCGATACCAGCCTCGCGGCAGATGGGCTAATCGATTTTGACTCCGCCTATCACTGGCGCGTAAAAGCTGTGAATGATGGCGGCGAAAGTGAGTGGAGCAACGTGTGGAATTTCAGCACGCTGCCGGCCCCGCCGGCACAGGTTGCACTATTAACTCCTGAAGATGGTGCTCCGGATATCGAAGTCAGCCCGGTGCTTAGCTGGGAGCCGTCTGACGATGCTCTGTCATACCGGCTGCAACTGTCGCTCACCCAATCATTTGAGGGCGATGACCTGGTAGCTGATACCTCCGGTGTAGAGGGAGCTGAACTTCTGGTTGGCGAGGATCTCGATTCAGGCACGGAGTATTTCTGGCGGGTGAATGCATCAAGCGGCGGCGGTATCGGAGAGTGGAGCGACGTCTGGTCATTCACTACCCGGATGGCTACATCCATTGAAGGGGAAGAGATCCCGGCAGAGTTTACACTTCGCCAGAACTACCCCAACCCGTTTAATCCCTCCACGCTTATTCGCTACGGCATACCTGAAGCGTCACCGATCAGGCTGGAGGTCTATAACATCATCGGGCAACGTGTTGCAATCCTCGTAGATGAACAGAAAACCGCCGGCTGGCACACGGTAAACTTTGACGCCTCTGCCCTGTCGAGCGGAATTTACCTCTATCGTATTCAGGCAGGTGGATTTACTGAGACCAGAAAACTGACGCTGATGAAGTAG